A window of Pectinophora gossypiella chromosome 12, ilPecGoss1.1, whole genome shotgun sequence contains these coding sequences:
- the LOC126371520 gene encoding homeobox protein SIX6-like: MRGSWDESTTAALHARILEAHRGPAADRAAEPAPCADPPAAATLALELAAPTPLLPLPTLSFSAAQVATVCETLEESGDVERLARFLWSLPVAHPNVAELERCEAVLRARAVVAFHAGRHRELYSILERHRFQRSSHAKLQALWLEAHYQEAERLRGRPLGPVDKYRVRKKFPLPRTIWDGEQKTHCFKERTRSLLREWYLQDPYPNPTKKRELAAATGLTPTQVGNWFKNRRQRDRAAAAKNRSALLGRGFASSSTYDEDSADSEINVDEE, encoded by the coding sequence ATGCGCGGCTCCTGGGACGAGTCCACGACGGCGGCGCTGCACGCGCGCATCCTGGAGGCGCACCGCGGGCCTGCGGCCGACCGCGCCGCCGAGCCTGCGCCCTGCGCCGACCCGCCGGCCGCAGCCACGCTGGCGCTCGAGCTGGCCGCGCCAACGCCGCTGCTGCCGCTGCCCACGCTCTCCTTCAGCGCGGCGCAGGTGGCCACCGTGTGCGAAACCCTTGAGGAGAGCGGCGACGTGGAGCGGCTGGCACGCTTCCTGTGGTCGCTGCCGGTGGCGCACCCCAACGTGGCCGAGCTGGAGCGCTGCGAGGCCGTGCTCCGTGCGCGGGCCGTCGTCGCCTTCCACGCCGGCCGCCACCGCGAGCTTTACTCCATCCTTGAGCGACATCGCTTCCAGCGCTCCAGCCACGCCAAGCTGCAAGCGCTGTGGCTGGAGGCGCACTACCAGGAGGCGGAGAGACTGCGTGGCCGCCCGCTCGGCCCGGTCGACAAGTACCGCGTACGCAAGAAGTTCCCGCTGCCGCGCACGATATGGGACGGGGAACAGAAGACGCACTGCTTCAAGGAGCGCACGCGGTCGCTACTACGCGAGTGGTACCTGCAGGACCCGTACCCCAACCCGACCAAGAAGCGCGAGCTGGCGGCGGCCACGGGGCTGACACCCACGCAGGTGGGGAACTGGTTCAAGAACCGGCGGCAGCGggaccgcgccgccgccgccaagAACCGCTCGGCGCTGCTGGGCCGCGGGTTCGCCTCCTCCTCCACCTACGACGAGGACTCGGCCGACTCCGAAATCAACGTCGACGAGGAGTAA